The Aspergillus nidulans FGSC A4 chromosome VIII genome contains the following window.
GTTCATTCCGGCGTTCCGTGAGAGGAGACTCCAGGGAGAAATTATTGGATTCTCGATTTATACAACCTGCCTCAGCGGGCATTGTGAGCATGATGATAAGCCAAGACAGTTTATCCCCGAACCGCAGCCGTAGGTGGTTTCAGATCTACCCCGGCCGCTCTCTCCATTAGTACGTCTGTAAAATGTGAAAGCTCTATACCGGGTATATTTTATCCTCTATAGCTCTTCGCATGCTAAGTGCAGCCTACAAGACGGATGCTTGAACGAGCAAAATCATGCTAATCACTCATTGATTACTAGGATGGCGGGCCCTGTAGGAGTGCTCAGGTAATCACACTAAATCGACTCTATCGACCGCAATATATTACACTAGTGACAACGCTCCTCCACTCAAGCGTTTACTATCTTAGTCGCAGCGCAATTACAAAAATCAGTCCTCCATGTCCAACACGCCATCTAGATATTCAGAAATGAAGGTGTCCTTTCGCTTGCCACATAGCAAGAATAGACACTTCATCTCAGATCCACGGTATGAACTGTTTCCGAATGCTCCTATGCACCACCGAAACGCCGACCCATTTCCCGAGGTATCGCTAACGAAATGACAATAACTGGGaaaacagaacaagaaaagcCAGACTAAAAAGGAACAAGAGGGAATCGAAACTAAACGCATCTACTTCTGTAGGAAGCGCCGGTGGTACGAACCTGGAGTGGCAAGCTAGAACCGGGCGCTCAGGGCGGGCGAGGTTGGGGAAGGTATACCTAGAGAGTACGCTCCCTGGCTATATAAGAGGTTAATCGATAGATACGTACCTAGATTGATCGTAAACGGCTGCAGCGTGATTGTCGCTAATTCCCTACAAGGTCGGGAAAGGCCACTCAGTCCCTGGGAAGAGTGCTGAAGCTGTTAATTGTTGATACAGTCCACGCAACACGAGTACGTGACAAAGAATGCCGTGAGTTGCCAGTCAGTACCAATTTAGGAGGACCGAGAGCGCTTCACTTCTGGAGTGCTGCTTTGAGGAAAGTCAATTTCGTCATCAGGCTCACGGAAGCGCTTGCCAGAAACGTGACTGATGGATGCGTCTTCCTGGTCTTCATAGAGAGAATTCGCATCGTTTGCACTTCCTAGGTCCAAGTaatcctcttcgtcttcgaatGGCAGGTCGGCTCCCTCGTCGTCATTGGCGGGCAAAGAAACAGTATTTTCAGGGGTTTGGTCGAGGTGACCCGGCTCATCTACCTCGCCGACTCCGACGAGGTCCACGGGCTTCGAACCGCTGTCAGGACTGTTTGCATGGTCTGCCACACCTGGTGAGTCATCTACCTCGTGCTGATGGTCGGACTTCTCCGGCGAGTTGCCATCCAAGGGCGGTTCTGTCGTGTTGGAACTATCCTCGGGTAGAGGTTTCAGAGCGAGGTCATCCTCACtagcagcatcagcagcatcagcaacatcagTCTTGACATCCTCCTCTAAGGGCGGCTGCTGGTGATATGATTCCAAGTCATTATATTCTGCCGGATGTTCCTCAAGGTCCCCGGTGTCATCAACCTCGGGCTCCTCCGGATCACCAGCGGACGCAGTGGCTTGGGCCCAAAACCCCTCTTCAGGGTgcgcctcctcgtcatcttcatcatcttcgtgATAATCCTCGCCATCGTTCTCATCGCCGTGGGATTGTTCATCGACTTCTCCGGGTTGTAATCGCTCCTCGGATGGATCGTTTATGGGTAGCGGCTCAAGAGTCCCGGTAGAATCTGTGTTCTGTTCCTCTAAGTTATGAGATGCAGCTTGGGGGGATGCATTATTTCCATCTTCCAAATCGGAAGCATTAAATGTAACTTTCCCATCATCAGCATTTCCGACGCTGCGATTTTCTTCAGTTTCCAGGTTGCCTTGCGGGGAGTTTGAAGCATCCTCTTCATGAGAGGTGACATCCGAACCGGGCTCCTGGGAGCTTCCGTGGTTGCTTTTATTCTCCATGGTTCCCTTCTCCAAGGAGCCAGGTTGCTCTTCGGAATAAGACTCCTGGACTGTCTCTTCGGTTTCTGCAGCCCCTTCTGCGTCTGGGTAGATCTCCCAAGACTGGATCTCGGACAATCCCTTTCCTTCACTTGCAGCTATCAAAAGTTCTGATAGTTCCGCAGCAAGGGTCAGTTTCGTACTAAGATTGAGATACAGGGCCTCCGCTTCTACTATGCCATCATTGTGACAAAGTTGCAAGTACACATCTATGATTTGTTTCAATGTGAAGTTATGTGTCTCCAGTGAATCCTGATATCCCTCGTCAGCAGGTTGTACATAAAACATAAGCATTGGTTGGCTCACCTCAGTCACCTGAAAGTTAAGAATTTCGATGTCGATCACTAACACCTCATTCTCGGTAATGTGGTTTTTAAGAACTTCACGACATGCACCAAACAGTTTACCAAAAGATTCGTATGCAAGACTCTCGTCTTCTAGAAAAAATGTTTCCGAAGCATCACCTTCCCTTGGGGGAAACAGCGAGATCTCATTGTCCTGATAGTATACTTTAACCGGATGGAGCGAGGTGTCGGTCGATTCGTGGTCTTGTTCAGTTTCCTGGTCATTGGTCTCAGAAACTTGTAGTTGTTCTCGTGACTGGACTTCTGATTCTCTGCATTCATCATTGGTTGACTGAGTTTGGCCTGGTTCTCCCTCATCGGTCCCGTTTTGCAGGTCCTCGGCGTTGTCTTGATCATTGCTGTTATGTAGCGGCTGCGGTTCTGCTTGCTCCGCTTGTTGTGTTTGTTCTGCTCTATTAGTATTATTGGCCAACTCTTCCGAATCCTGGGGTTCCACGTGAACTGTTTCCGGCTCTTCTGCCGGTTGCTCGCCATCCAGGCGGTCCGCAACTTGGCGAGAGTCTGGCCGTGAATCGGATTGAGACTCCTCTAAATCTTTTGCTGTCGCCCCGGTATGGGGCTCAGCGTGATTCTCAGAGCCATTCTCTGGAAGATCCTTGTCGCTTTGATAGGCTCTTGGGGCACCTTCACTCTTTGCGTGCTCCGGTTCCAGGGTTTCAGGAGCTTCGCCCGGGTGCTCCAGAACGGGTGCATCAATATCCTCGACATATTCATCTTCTAACATTTCTGCTTCGTATATTTTACTTTCGTCTTCCGGCTTCCCTTCCTCGAATTGCATATCAATGTTCTGGTTTGTATCAGGGTACTCGTCGGCGTCTATCATGGAGGGCTCGGCTACCTCGTCAATCATATCTTCATCAGGGAATCCATCCTGACCATGATTTTCGCCATGAGTGTTATCCATGTAGTCATCCGCGGCCGTCATATCCCTGTCTGCATTCGAAGCCTGGTCCTCCATTACATCGATATCGATATCAAAATCATCTGCATGCCCCTGGTAAGGAGATGCCATCTCCATTGTATCATCCATCGTAGGAACTTCCATCGCGGAAAATGTTAAGGACGAGGTGGTTGTCATGGTCGAAGGGCGCGCTGAAAGTTCTGAGGGTGGCGTTCTGGCCCAATGTGTTTCGGCCCTGCCGTGAGTGACCCACGCTCAGTTCTGCACGGTGAAGAAGCCTAATCTATGGCCTCAAAGAGAATAATAGACAAAGAATGATCCTACTGAAATGCAAGGACGTCGCCGAAGACTTTTGTTCACTTGCAACGGTTGTGTTTCGGGCAAGTTGTGGTAAGCGAGGGGATAGCGCGGTGCACGGGCCAACAGGGGCCGAAGAGAACAGCAAGACTCCAGCACCTCCGCCGTCGGTGGAATATCTACGTATCTGGCTTCCCGGCAGAACAACTCGTGTCTCTAACCCTTGTCTTCAGTTGCCGGTACTATTTGAGCTGCATTCTTGCCCACATAGCTTTGCTCGTGGTGTCTTCATCATGGTATGCCCACCCTCTTCCGTAAAACTGGCCAGTCGTGCCTAACCAGTGCACACAACCTAGGTCGTTCTGGCAGCGTCAATATGCACCCGCGGAGGCAAAGCGGTGCTCTCGCGCCAATTCCGAGAAATCGCCCGCTCTAGAGTTGAAGCTTTACTCGCATCCTTTCCAAAACTCGCGGATTCCGGTACCCAGCATACGACCGTGGAGCAAGACAATGTCCGCTTCGTTTATCAACCCCTCGACGAGCTATACATCGTCCTGATCACAAACCGCCAATCGAACATTCTACAAGACATTGACAGCCTTCACCTCTTCGCCCAGGTGACCACCAGTATCTGCAAGAGTCTAGACGAACGGGAGATTCTGCGCAATGCGTTTGAGTTACTTAGCGCATATGATGAGCTGGTGACCCTCGGTTATAGGGAGAATTTGTCTCTGTCCCAAATCAAGACATtcttggagatggagagtcACGAAGAGCGAATCCAAGAAATTATAGAAAGGGTATGCCGTATTATATGGTAACGTTCAAGGAGATACTGAGTGCTCGCAGAACAAAGAGCTCGAGGCGAG
Protein-coding sequences here:
- a CDS encoding uncharacterized protein (transcript_id=CADANIAT00001732) is translated as MTTTSSLTFSAMEVPTMDDTMEMASPYQGHADDFDIDIDVMEDQASNADRDMTAADDYMDNTHGENHGQDGFPDEDMIDEVAEPSMIDADEYPDTNQNIDMQFEEGKPEDESKIYEAEMLEDEYVEDIDAPVLEHPGEAPETLEPEHAKSEGAPRAYQSDKDLPENGSENHAEPHTGATAKDLEESQSDSRPDSRQVADRLDGEQPAEEPETVHVEPQDSEELANNTNRAEQTQQAEQAEPQPLHNSNDQDNAEDLQNGTDEGEPGQTQSTNDECRESEVQSREQLQVSETNDQETEQDHESTDTSLHPVKVYYQDNEISLFPPREGDASETFFLEDESLAYESFGKLFGACREVLKNHITENEVLVIDIEILNFQVTEVSQPMLMFYVQPADEGYQDSLETHNFTLKQIIDVYLQLCHNDGIVEAEALYLNLSTKLTLAAELSELLIAASEGKGLSEIQSWEIYPDAEGAAETEETVQESYSEEQPGSLEKGTMENKSNHGSSQEPGSDVTSHEEDASNSPQGNLETEENRSVGNADDGKVTFNASDLEDGNNASPQAASHNLEEQNTDSTGTLEPLPINDPSEERLQPGEVDEQSHGDENDGEDYHEDDEDDEEAHPEEGFWAQATASAGDPEEPEVDDTGDLEEHPAEYNDLESYHQQPPLEEDVKTDVADAADAASEDDLALKPLPEDSSNTTEPPLDGNSPEKSDHQHEVDDSPGVADHANSPDSGSKPVDLVGVGEVDEPGHLDQTPENTVSLPANDDEGADLPFEDEEDYLDLGSANDANSLYEDQEDASISHVSGKRFREPDDEIDFPQSSTPEVKRSRSS